In one Crocinitomicaceae bacterium genomic region, the following are encoded:
- a CDS encoding T9SS type A sorting domain-containing protein produces MKKIYTLVGFALVSGMLTAQTPYAVHGQYQFASTTKHAPNGITFVDMRDAANHYADRVVFYTEDFDAGFNGWVAQTQSGPVDFEITNTGHANDAGSTFVIPALLTSTPTNWVLFDSDSDGSSGVQEDATLTSPVIDLVALGAPAAGPYQLKVEFEQFYAGWQSDTLFLAVSDDGGTTWDEVEIMNNSVGREGRPNPEIVSINISPYITNASNVKLRLRWTGNWDYGWQFDNITISELPDNDMKITSTFHGDMVNAFMYSQVPSNQVVPFTIGADVKNIGFLDQTNVKINWEIFDPSMTSLGSGVSTASIANLANNENDTIWVTTAITPSALGNYTIEFEVIADATDDELANNTMDNENYSVTTYTYATDYGNPTAAFYNWAGNNDGACSIGNIYTIENDDVIGGITARLDNNVVVEDQLMYYLLYKFDGSTYVYEDQTADYTTVTGDNGQFITLYFDGPITATAGDAFLAMGAHYGGTESVGFEMGGALMQGSVAGTDEATSLVSLSSPSAPFVRLLLNDFTSTEEMTVSDRFDVYPNPASENITVSLTLNKSENTVINVLDITGKIVATINVGTVNGDKNVVISLDEFNSGIYFIELVNNDGKQVKKFVKK; encoded by the coding sequence ATGAAAAAAATCTACACATTGGTAGGTTTTGCATTGGTTTCAGGCATGTTGACAGCACAAACTCCATACGCTGTTCATGGTCAATATCAATTTGCAAGTACTACCAAACATGCTCCAAACGGAATTACGTTTGTTGATATGCGTGATGCAGCAAATCATTATGCTGATCGCGTAGTATTCTACACCGAAGATTTTGATGCAGGATTCAACGGATGGGTTGCACAAACTCAAAGTGGTCCGGTTGATTTCGAAATCACAAACACAGGTCACGCCAATGATGCAGGATCTACGTTTGTTATTCCTGCTCTGTTAACTTCAACCCCAACAAACTGGGTGTTGTTTGATTCAGACTCTGATGGTTCATCAGGCGTTCAGGAAGATGCAACATTGACTTCACCTGTAATTGACCTTGTAGCTTTAGGTGCGCCTGCTGCGGGTCCATACCAATTAAAAGTTGAATTTGAACAATTCTATGCCGGGTGGCAATCTGATACTTTGTTCCTTGCCGTATCTGATGATGGCGGTACAACATGGGATGAAGTTGAAATCATGAATAACAGTGTTGGTCGTGAAGGACGTCCAAACCCTGAGATTGTATCTATCAATATTTCTCCATATATCACTAATGCATCAAACGTAAAATTACGTTTGCGTTGGACCGGTAACTGGGATTACGGTTGGCAGTTTGACAACATCACCATTTCAGAATTACCTGATAATGACATGAAAATTACGTCAACATTCCACGGTGACATGGTGAACGCTTTCATGTATTCTCAAGTGCCTTCAAACCAAGTAGTGCCATTTACTATTGGTGCTGATGTAAAAAACATTGGGTTCCTTGACCAAACTAACGTGAAAATCAACTGGGAGATTTTTGACCCATCAATGACATCTTTAGGAAGCGGAGTTTCAACTGCAAGCATTGCAAACCTTGCAAATAATGAGAACGACACAATCTGGGTAACAACTGCTATCACTCCATCTGCACTTGGAAATTATACTATTGAGTTTGAAGTTATAGCTGACGCTACAGATGATGAGCTTGCTAATAACACCATGGATAATGAAAACTATTCAGTAACAACATACACGTATGCTACTGATTATGGCAACCCAACTGCAGCGTTCTATAACTGGGCAGGAAACAATGATGGTGCTTGCTCAATCGGAAACATCTACACCATTGAAAATGATGATGTGATTGGTGGTATTACCGCTCGCCTTGACAATAACGTGGTTGTTGAAGATCAGTTGATGTATTATCTGCTTTATAAATTTGACGGTTCAACTTACGTGTACGAAGATCAAACAGCTGATTACACAACTGTAACCGGAGACAATGGTCAATTCATTACCTTATATTTTGACGGTCCTATCACGGCAACTGCCGGTGATGCATTCCTTGCAATGGGTGCTCATTATGGCGGAACTGAGAGTGTTGGGTTTGAAATGGGCGGTGCATTGATGCAAGGATCTGTTGCAGGTACTGATGAAGCTACTTCATTGGTTTCTCTTTCAAGTCCATCGGCTCCATTTGTACGCCTATTATTAAATGATTTCACCAGCACTGAAGAAATGACTGTTTCAGATCGTTTTGATGTTTATCCAAACCCTGCTAGCGAAAACATCACTGTTAGCCTGACTTTGAATAAATCAGAAAACACTGTTATCAACGTATTGGACATCACCGGTAAAATTGTTGCCACTATTAATGTAGGCACAGTAAACGGAGATAAAAATGTAGTGATTTCTTTAGATGAATTCAACTCTGGAATTTACTTCATTGAACTCGTTAACAACGACGGAAAACAAGTAAAAAAATTCGTGAAAAAATAA
- the gcvP gene encoding aminomethyl-transferring glycine dehydrogenase: MIFENRHIGPDSAERNSMLKAIGVNSLDELIDKTVPAGIRLKAPLKIDSAMTEHEFLAHIKTIASKNKVFKSYLGQGYYNTLVPSVILRNVFENPGWYTAYTPYQAEISQGRLEALLNFQTMILDLTKMEIANASLLDEGTAAAEAMIMFYNSRTREQEKANVNKFFISENCFAQTIDVVTGRAENFGVEVVVGSPEKFSFGSEYFGAILQYPDKNGVATDWTDFVNKSHAANIKVGFAADIMSLVLLKAPGDFGADAVFGNTQRFGVPMGFGGPHAAFFATRDEFKRTIPGRIIGVSVDVDGNHALRMALQTREQHIKRDKATSNICTAQALLAVMAGMYAVYHGPVHLKEIANEIHQKAGLIESQLKAMGYQSLNATFFDTLHIALPAGKTTAEIKTLAESAKINLFYKSNTEVTLSVDETINADDVNNLLQMFAKLVGKTATTLTKENWQGVKSASSGLMRTDKILTHPVFNSHHSESKMMRYLKSLENKDLSLVHSMISLGSCTMKLNAASEMIPLSWPEFSDIHPFAPADQTAGYSELTSKLAEDLCEITGFAGMSLQPNSGAQGEYAGLMVIKAYHEANGNHHRTICLIPASAHGTNPASAAMAGMEIIVVKCDEDGNIDVADLKTKAEQHKDNLSCLMVTYPSTHGVYEETIVDVTTIVHNNGGLVYMDGANMNAQVGLTNPGNIGADVCHLNLHKTFAIPHGGGGPGMGPIGVAKHLVDFLPGNPHVKGVGGKQAIKAVSSAPYGSALILIISYAYIKMLGSKGLTESTKNAILNANYLRVKLAAHYPILYTGKNGTVAHEMIADCRDFKRTSGVEAGDIAKRLIDFGFHAPTVSFPVANTLMIEPTESEDKAELDRFIEAMITIRQEIEEIASKGLDQNNNLLKNAPHTAALVTSSDWNLPYSREKAAYPAPYLKSNKFWVSVRRVDNAYGDRNLVCSCLPIENYITETV; encoded by the coding sequence ATGATTTTTGAAAACAGACACATTGGACCAGACTCTGCAGAGCGCAACTCCATGTTAAAGGCAATTGGTGTAAACTCACTGGATGAGCTCATTGACAAAACAGTTCCTGCCGGTATCCGTCTTAAGGCTCCACTGAAAATTGACAGCGCCATGACTGAGCATGAGTTTCTGGCGCACATCAAAACAATAGCATCAAAAAACAAAGTGTTCAAATCATATCTGGGACAAGGCTATTATAATACCCTTGTGCCTTCCGTTATTTTGCGCAATGTTTTTGAAAATCCGGGATGGTATACAGCGTATACGCCTTATCAGGCTGAAATTTCACAAGGACGTCTAGAAGCTTTGTTGAATTTTCAAACCATGATTCTTGATTTGACAAAAATGGAAATTGCCAACGCCTCGCTTCTTGATGAAGGCACCGCGGCAGCTGAAGCTATGATTATGTTCTACAATTCACGCACACGTGAACAAGAAAAAGCGAACGTAAATAAGTTTTTTATTTCTGAAAACTGTTTTGCACAAACTATAGATGTAGTAACAGGGCGCGCTGAAAACTTTGGTGTTGAAGTAGTGGTGGGTTCACCTGAAAAATTCTCTTTCGGATCTGAATATTTTGGTGCAATTCTTCAATATCCTGACAAAAATGGAGTAGCAACAGATTGGACAGATTTTGTAAATAAATCACACGCCGCCAATATCAAAGTTGGTTTTGCAGCAGATATTATGTCACTCGTGCTGCTCAAAGCACCTGGTGATTTTGGTGCTGATGCAGTATTCGGCAACACGCAACGCTTTGGTGTTCCAATGGGATTCGGCGGTCCGCATGCAGCTTTTTTTGCAACGCGCGATGAATTTAAACGCACTATTCCGGGTCGTATCATTGGCGTATCTGTGGATGTTGACGGTAACCACGCTTTGCGTATGGCTTTGCAAACACGTGAGCAGCATATTAAACGTGACAAAGCAACTTCCAATATTTGTACTGCTCAGGCTTTGCTTGCAGTAATGGCGGGCATGTATGCGGTTTATCATGGGCCGGTACATTTAAAAGAAATTGCGAATGAAATTCATCAGAAGGCCGGTTTGATTGAATCACAATTAAAAGCAATGGGATATCAATCTCTCAATGCTACATTTTTTGACACCTTACACATTGCATTGCCTGCAGGTAAAACTACTGCAGAAATAAAAACACTGGCTGAATCAGCAAAAATTAATTTGTTCTATAAAAGCAATACAGAAGTAACCCTTTCGGTTGATGAAACAATTAACGCTGACGATGTAAACAATTTACTACAGATGTTTGCTAAATTGGTGGGCAAAACTGCTACTACCTTAACCAAAGAAAATTGGCAAGGCGTAAAATCTGCTTCATCAGGTTTGATGCGTACTGATAAAATTCTTACTCATCCCGTGTTTAATTCGCATCACTCTGAATCAAAAATGATGCGCTATTTGAAAAGTTTAGAGAATAAAGATTTGTCACTGGTGCACAGTATGATTTCATTAGGTTCATGCACCATGAAACTAAACGCGGCTTCTGAAATGATTCCGCTTTCATGGCCTGAGTTCAGTGACATTCACCCATTTGCACCGGCTGATCAAACTGCGGGCTACTCAGAGTTAACTTCAAAATTGGCTGAAGACTTATGTGAAATTACCGGTTTTGCAGGTATGTCACTTCAGCCAAATTCTGGCGCTCAAGGTGAATATGCCGGCCTCATGGTTATCAAAGCATATCATGAAGCAAATGGTAATCATCACCGCACTATTTGTTTAATTCCGGCATCAGCCCACGGCACCAATCCGGCATCTGCGGCAATGGCAGGCATGGAAATTATTGTTGTGAAATGTGACGAAGATGGGAATATTGATGTTGCAGATTTAAAAACTAAAGCTGAACAGCATAAAGATAATTTGAGCTGTTTAATGGTTACCTATCCATCAACACACGGAGTATATGAAGAAACCATCGTAGACGTGACAACCATTGTTCACAATAACGGCGGATTAGTATATATGGATGGCGCCAATATGAATGCACAAGTTGGATTGACAAATCCGGGAAATATTGGAGCTGATGTGTGTCACCTCAACTTGCACAAAACTTTTGCTATTCCTCACGGAGGCGGCGGACCAGGGATGGGACCAATTGGAGTTGCAAAACATTTGGTAGATTTTCTTCCTGGAAATCCACATGTTAAAGGTGTAGGTGGTAAACAAGCAATTAAAGCAGTTTCATCTGCTCCTTATGGAAGTGCATTAATTCTCATTATTTCATATGCGTACATTAAAATGCTTGGTTCAAAAGGACTCACTGAATCAACTAAAAACGCCATTTTAAACGCGAACTATTTACGCGTGAAACTTGCCGCGCATTATCCAATTTTGTATACCGGTAAAAACGGAACAGTTGCACATGAAATGATTGCTGATTGCCGTGACTTCAAACGCACTAGCGGTGTTGAGGCAGGTGATATTGCAAAACGTCTGATTGATTTTGGATTTCATGCACCAACAGTTTCTTTCCCTGTTGCAAATACCTTGATGATTGAGCCAACTGAGAGTGAGGACAAGGCAGAACTGGATCGCTTTATTGAAGCCATGATAACCATTCGTCAAGAAATTGAAGAGATTGCCTCTAAAGGACTTGACCAAAATAATAATCTACTTAAAAATGCACCTCATACTGCAGCATTAGTCACTTCAAGTGATTGGAATTTACCTTACTCAAGAGAAAAAGCTGCGTACCCTGCGCCTTACCTGAAGTCTAATAAATTCTGGGTTTCAGTTCGTCGTGTTGACAACGCGTACGGTGACCGCAATTTGGTTTGTTCATGCTTACCAATTGAGAATTATATTACAGAAACAGTCTGA
- a CDS encoding caspase family protein — MKNCSYRFILFFTGLFSLLCSWSQGTELAVQTGHSDPVTALAFSAGDIYLASGDTDGKIVIWDLLSGKQAQTISAHDHAITDLIFLKDQNLLISSSLDSTIKVWQYFSAEIIKEIQFDFAVNDIHLSSNENELAVAGKQVWLMSVTNILKDDNQAFTVSISHPAENKLGKRIGIFPKHTFDAVSISPDHKHIVLGGQEEDFCYVLDQTNWQLIKKIPAQVNSLTFNPQSTAVYFTSKHGLAGEVELQGKKRRGTSSDWMLNTFNAVIADSTMLYLADNSGQISIIDLKKFSLKKILLGDHDRLNALALSHSGHFLASAGDEGKITIWDVDSYTPMKELYGAVSQINDFLFSEDGKEILIGYHDGSLRRTHLVSNMSMVNTVSPSSDVLNSRFSWSINHLISFTPDSAVCLVYKKRKSMDADNTYDKIEAYEVIWYFETNTLSMTKCKYLTGRAVEYMRDRKKGIKHSDDFLLEPHLSDLLKMDGLNTNESSSSPGAVLANILNQHNSTNQVTCAKYNSAFKFFATAGRDGLIRFWDDESGELLVTFGPFKGGQFIYIHPEGFYFSSKKALDQVSFRKNGRLYAFEQFDILYNRPDLIAARLPYYDSLYVNAYRNAYLKRLKKMNMHESILSSEIDAPDISFTRKLEKLITENKVLLSISCFDANNELDKLHLRINGVPEFGRFGKEISGMQWKDSFEIELNPGTNYFQIHCVNEKGISSVKESFSVEAHKKDPGSDLYLVSIGVSNYHQKQYNLNFARKDAEDLKNWFSKPFGPFNSTKTKLLVDTEVTQSMLPEIIDFLSPAAVNDVVIIFIAGHGVLDENLNYFLATHDLDFNNPAEKGISYESLDDLMDKVKSRKKVMFIDACHSGEIDKDDIIKTDLIENEQGDIKFRSPLSFMLLDSTGSFDLAKTLFADMRLNNGTSVISSAGGTEYAIETDQLKNGVFTWCLLYGLSSGAADLNKNRIITLSELQEYLLFEVSKLTGGKQTPTSRVENLSTDFRIK; from the coding sequence ATGAAAAACTGCAGTTACCGGTTCATCCTATTTTTTACCGGATTATTTTCTTTACTATGTTCCTGGTCACAGGGCACTGAATTGGCTGTCCAAACAGGTCATTCTGATCCTGTTACGGCACTTGCATTCAGCGCAGGAGACATATATCTTGCCTCAGGTGATACTGATGGGAAAATTGTTATCTGGGATTTGCTTTCCGGTAAACAAGCGCAAACTATTTCAGCACATGACCATGCCATTACTGATTTAATTTTTTTAAAAGATCAGAATCTACTCATTTCATCATCACTAGATAGTACAATAAAAGTTTGGCAATATTTTTCAGCAGAAATTATCAAAGAAATTCAATTTGATTTTGCAGTGAACGATATCCATCTTTCATCCAATGAAAATGAATTGGCAGTTGCCGGAAAACAGGTTTGGTTAATGTCGGTTACGAACATCCTGAAAGATGATAATCAAGCCTTTACCGTTTCTATATCTCACCCTGCGGAAAATAAGTTAGGCAAGCGAATAGGCATTTTTCCAAAACACACTTTTGATGCAGTGTCAATTAGCCCTGATCACAAACATATTGTTCTTGGAGGACAAGAAGAAGATTTCTGCTACGTGTTGGACCAAACCAATTGGCAGCTAATAAAAAAAATACCTGCGCAGGTGAATTCACTTACTTTCAATCCGCAATCTACTGCTGTTTATTTTACATCAAAACATGGTCTTGCCGGTGAGGTGGAGCTGCAAGGCAAAAAGCGCAGGGGAACCAGTAGTGACTGGATGCTTAACACATTTAACGCGGTAATTGCAGATAGCACTATGCTTTATCTGGCTGATAATTCAGGTCAGATTTCAATTATAGATTTAAAAAAATTCAGCTTGAAAAAAATCTTACTGGGAGATCATGATCGTCTGAACGCGTTGGCTTTATCTCACTCAGGTCACTTTCTTGCGTCGGCCGGTGATGAAGGAAAAATCACCATTTGGGATGTTGATTCCTACACGCCCATGAAAGAACTCTATGGAGCTGTGAGTCAAATTAATGACTTTCTTTTTTCAGAAGATGGCAAAGAAATTCTCATTGGTTATCATGATGGTTCGCTTCGGCGTACGCATTTGGTTTCAAATATGAGCATGGTAAACACAGTAAGTCCGTCATCTGATGTGTTGAATTCCAGATTCTCTTGGTCAATAAATCACTTGATTAGCTTTACCCCAGATTCTGCGGTTTGTCTGGTTTACAAAAAGCGCAAATCCATGGATGCTGATAATACTTATGATAAAATTGAAGCCTATGAAGTAATTTGGTATTTTGAGACCAATACCTTAAGCATGACCAAGTGCAAATACCTCACAGGGCGCGCAGTTGAATACATGAGAGATAGAAAAAAAGGAATCAAACATTCCGATGATTTTCTGCTTGAACCCCATCTATCTGATCTGCTGAAAATGGATGGGCTCAATACCAACGAATCAAGTTCTTCACCCGGTGCAGTGCTCGCTAATATTTTAAATCAGCATAATTCAACTAATCAAGTTACGTGTGCTAAATACAATAGCGCATTCAAGTTTTTTGCAACCGCAGGTCGTGACGGACTCATCCGATTTTGGGATGATGAGTCAGGCGAATTGTTGGTCACATTCGGCCCATTCAAAGGCGGGCAGTTCATTTATATTCACCCTGAAGGGTTTTATTTTTCTTCAAAAAAGGCGCTAGATCAGGTTAGTTTTAGAAAGAATGGAAGACTGTATGCGTTTGAACAATTTGATATTCTTTACAACCGACCTGATTTAATAGCGGCCCGACTTCCTTATTACGATTCGCTGTATGTGAACGCCTACCGAAATGCATATTTGAAGCGCCTAAAAAAAATGAATATGCATGAATCAATTCTCTCATCTGAAATTGATGCGCCGGATATTTCCTTCACTAGAAAGCTTGAAAAATTAATCACTGAGAATAAAGTGCTTCTGAGCATATCTTGCTTTGATGCGAATAATGAGTTGGACAAGTTGCATTTGAGAATTAACGGGGTCCCGGAATTCGGAAGGTTCGGAAAAGAAATTTCCGGCATGCAGTGGAAGGACAGTTTTGAAATTGAACTCAACCCGGGCACTAATTATTTTCAGATCCATTGCGTGAATGAAAAAGGCATCTCTTCAGTCAAAGAATCGTTCTCGGTTGAAGCACATAAAAAAGATCCGGGATCTGACTTGTATTTGGTTTCAATTGGAGTTTCAAACTATCATCAAAAGCAATATAACCTAAATTTTGCGAGGAAAGACGCAGAAGATTTAAAAAATTGGTTTTCAAAACCTTTTGGCCCCTTCAACTCAACTAAAACTAAATTATTAGTAGATACTGAAGTGACTCAATCTATGCTTCCTGAAATTATTGACTTTTTATCGCCGGCAGCGGTAAACGATGTGGTAATAATCTTCATTGCCGGACATGGAGTATTAGATGAAAATTTGAATTATTTTTTAGCCACGCATGATTTAGACTTTAATAATCCGGCAGAAAAAGGTATTTCTTATGAGTCATTGGATGATTTGATGGACAAAGTGAAAAGCAGAAAAAAAGTGATGTTCATTGATGCCTGTCATTCCGGTGAAATAGATAAAGACGACATAATAAAGACTGACCTAATAGAAAACGAACAAGGAGACATCAAGTTCAGATCACCGCTCAGTTTTATGCTTCTTGACAGCACGGGTTCATTTGATTTAGCAAAAACATTATTTGCTGATATGCGACTCAACAACGGAACCAGCGTAATTTCAAGCGCGGGCGGCACCGAGTATGCCATTGAAACAGATCAACTAAAAAACGGTGTATTCACTTGGTGTCTGCTTTACGGCCTGTCATCAGGCGCAGCTGATCTCAATAAAAACCGCATTATTACCTTGTCTGAACTGCAAGAATATTTGCTCTTTGAAGTGTCAAAACTAACCGGTGGAAAACAAACACCCACATCAAGGGTAGAAAACCTTAGTACAGATTTCAGAATTAAATAA